From the Glycine max cultivar Williams 82 chromosome 11, Glycine_max_v4.0, whole genome shotgun sequence genome, the window atatatatatatatatatatatatcctcgTATTACTGTGACAGATCATATACCATTTAGGTATTTACTGATTAGTACTAATATTCATAATTCAATATATACATCCAACATCCATCCAATAATTGTGTGATTAACTATGTAAATtagattaatgttattttatatattattatttttcttaaatgtttCAATGATTGTATAACACGATAAACCAGatacaaaataaacaattttttacatGTAATTTATCACGTCTTATAGTCAATAActtcataaaattattaatcttaaaatgtaatttttatttttttttaaatatgtgattttagttgtcttattatttttaattgaaatattttgtctctcacttttaaaaaaatccattattttagtcttctcattttttaatttaatttagacatTTCACCtctcactttttaaaaaatctataattttaatttcatttttcaatttcaggCTTGATCAtgcagttttttttaataataaattaagcttgttaaaaaataaataatttttaaaaaatgtttgttaGGTGGATAATAAATAGACACATGCCGATCAATGATGTTTATAGAATACATAGATCAACGTTTAAAATTTGTCACAAAGaccaaaattgtatattttttaaaagtgagagATGAAAtgtctcaatttaaaatgagagactaaaattgtgaacttttaaaaagtgagagataaaatatctcaattaaaaaaaagagggattaaaatcacaaatttaagaaaataagaaaacaaaaattacattttagcctattattatTCGCTTGTAAAACAAAGTTATAAACCACCACTTgtgatacaaaaaaaaaactatatttttagtttaatatctatgtattgataatataaaacagTTTACACTATTATTCAATCATAGATCagtgtttgaattattttaagataattattttaaaagtcaataaatttattatatatgataagttgtgattaaatgattgtataaaaaaatttacactttgAGTGCATAACCATTTTTATACTAACTAATTAGGTATGATAGTTAATAACTCTATTGACCAAATCAAATGATTAGACACtaagtgattaatatattaaagttaATCTTAAATCATTTGAGTACCATCTGAATTTAATCCTTAACAGGAATAATTCTTGTTcagactttatttattttttctcaaattccAGATTTTTTCGTAATAATGAACCagataattaagataaaaaaaattatattattgactaattttaaaataaatttaactatattTATAATTCAACTAATCATATTTCTAGGTAATCAAGgatatttcaaaaaaagaaagtatGAGGGACTCGGGTGTACAAATTTAAGCGGaatgaatataaaaagaaagaatatcCTCGTACACAAGTTCATATATAGAAAGAATATCCTCGTACATTCACAACTTCATATACATTACTAGCTACGTGACAAATCCTATACTATTTTAGGTATTTACTGATATCGCGAGCGAGCTTGTTTGTTTGCTTGCATGTAAACATCAAAAATACCCTCCCACAACAGAGCACACCAACCTAAAACGTAATTTAACATGTTTGTAGCAGCAAATGCAGCCTCCACATAACGCTACTATGTCCTCGTGTCACTTCCTTATGTTTCCACGGTCTACACATCTCAATTCCTCTTTCCTTCTTAATAATTAGGTAAAGCACTCAGCACCAAAGGCTTCAAAAATCGCTACACTTCTCCGTACTTACATATATTACCTATtctatacacacacaaaaacactACATTTCAGTGCCTCATATTCATTCTATTTGTTCTACAATACAGTTGAGGAATGGAGGTGACCCAATATACGTTCCTGGTGGTCCTAGTGTGGAGTTCATTATGTACAAATGCACAGTGGAATAACCCAATAAACTACTCTCCCTTCGACGAGATAAACAAAGGTGAAAACTCGAAGGTGACATGGAGTGTGTCGCTGTCATGTGTCTTCATTAGCATCCTCGTGTTTGTGTTGTTTAAGCTACGCGCGTGTTGTTGTTCTTCTTCCGGACGCCGTAACACTACAAAGCTCGTGGCAGCAGCCACAGAAACGATTGAAAAGTGCCCTGTTTTTGAATACTCGACGGCGAAGGAGCTTAAAGTGGGGAATGGGACAGAGGAGTGCGCGGTGTGTTTGGTCGAGTTCGAAGACTCTGACACCATTAAGATGCTCCCAAAATGCCAACACGTTTTCCACCAGCATTGCATCGATACATGGTTACCCTCTCGCATGACCTGTCCCATTTGTCGCCAGAAACTCACGTCTGAGGATAATACCGTAATCGACGTTGTTGATGTCGTCGTCCCAACGGAACAACAAGAACATGATGATACAGAGTCTACAGAGTCGGAGGTGGCAGTAACAGCAGCAGAAGAACAACCTCAACCTGATGAAACTGCAGAACATGAAACCGACACTGATCACAGTACTGTTGTGGAACAGGTGGTTGAATTTGAGGTTGTTGCCTGAAGAATTCAGGAGGTAACAACAAATTGTGGTTCTCTCCACGATCAGCCACCGTCACAGATTCGTCTGCTAGCTTGGATTGTCGGTTTtgtctctttcttctttctgcGAAATAAACTGCTTGCTAGCTAGCTTCTTTCAATTCAAATGTCTGCATGCAGGTGCATTTTGACGCAAAAATTCAAATGCCACTATAAATATTACTATgtaatgaaaaaaatcaaaacatcacCATGTATTTATTCATCACGTATGGGTTAATTAAGAGTGTAATGTAATATGTAGTAATGAAATAGTGATATATACAGGAATTTTAGGTTACAAGCGTAATTTTCTTTCTACAATTTCCTTCACCGTCAATCATCACATGTAAGTAAAAATGAAATACACGATATATAATacgaaagaaagagaaatacaaagaataaaaatgtaAGATTGATATAAACATCAAAGTGgaaataaatcatttattgCCATAAATTAATGGAGTGCGTTAAAACTTTGTACGAAAAGATGTGGCATGATTTatgatgaaatttttaattatttttctttaagattTGATTAtcgaagaaaaaattattaatgttataaacatttttatgACAGGTAAAttctaatatcattaaatagtaataatttaataagatgTCCTCATTCAATTCCTAgactcaattatatatatgatttgtgtttaataatatgatttcacatattagtataaaatattttaatttttttattgatttcaaaataatttatttatatatgaataaaaaattatttatataggtTAAACACGAAAAAAATAGGGCATGTCCTGACaatgaaaagtaattttatatcataatcatctaatcacaaactatcatttatgataaatttgttaattttgatcATAGTTTTCTTAAAAGTCATATCAATAGTGATATGTAATTAGATGatactataaaattatttcactaTCAATGTAATTagatgatattataaaattattttacactatcaatgTATGACCGTTAAACTCTTAAACATATAGTATGCACATATgcataaaaatcatatataaaagtAGATATCAAGAAAACCTTAATATCAAAATTTGAACTCAATGGTTAAATTATAGGATTAAATATGAGGATATCATTCGTATTTGCTTTAATTGGGTTACATATGGTCATTATGAGGAACAAACATTGTTACACTTTAGACCTATCCAATAGAGAAGGATGGATGATAATAGGACATGGAAATGACGACGAAGATTGAAGATATGCTAGCGCCTAAATTACATGATGATTTAATTCATGGATGCTATAGTTATGCGAGATTTGCGGGGAAAAGCACATTGAAAGTCATAAAGGGGGAGCAAATCTAGGAGGAATTACTAACGGATAAGAAGATTGAATCTGAAAGAATTGTCGAGAAAgggatcatgatgatatgatgttCACAATAATGAAATGGATATGGTCAATCATGAGGTTGTCGAATGAAGAGCACGTGGAGAATGATTTAAGTGCAAATTAAACTAACGCTAGATCCAAAAAAACCCTACTCATAGGCCCACTAAAATAAACAACCAATACATTGCTACCTTGTTAAATAGAACAAAATGTGACCAAACCCAAGTATCCAACCCAATGGTGGCAAACACACTTCATATTCCTTGGTCTTGTTGATGTCTTGGCTAGGGTTAAGGCATATGGAGCACCTTTTCATGATGCcttttgattaataaaaaaactatttaaccatacagacacacatacacactaTAGGCAGCCACCACACTACTTTGTAATAATAGGACATGCAGATCAACTGATGTGAGATTGTTTTAACTTAATTAGTGATCTCGAGTTCGATTTTTGAATATACAATTGCATTAAATACTAAAGAAAATCTATAGTGTATGCAAAATTGTCTCCTAGAAGAATAGTTGTTTTTAAATAcgcattttcttaaaaaaattatgtatttattgttttcaaagTGTATGAGTGGAAAAGAaagatataaagaaaaatgaggtgaaaatgaaatagaaaaaaaatatatatgataataatcTTGCAAAATTTAAAGAGACAAAATAGAAAGAAGGATACATAAGTAGTATATGGTGAATATTGTAAaacaaaagaagagagaaataggtaatgttaaaacaaattatatataaaaaacaaaatatgaaaaaatcaaagtcatttACTTAAATTGAGATAGACATGGTCATCTTTAAGAGCAACACATTGTTACGCTTGAGATCTCTCCAATAGAGAATAACACATGATAATAAGATGTGGCAatgttgatgaagaagatcaaaTATATGCTAGCATCCAAATAGCATGATGATTTCAAAAGATGAATCATGAGACTGCCGATCGATGCTGAGCACGTGGAGTAAGTTTGTGCATGCTAAACTAATTAATAACtctagataaaagaaaaaaaaaaactcatagaCTCACTCGAAAAATACACTACTACcttattaaatgaaatgaaaagtgataaaaccATACACTACTACCTTATTTAACCACACCATACACTACTACcttattaaatgaaatgaaaagtgataaaaccATACACTACTACTTTGCTGAAGCTATCCATGCTCCTCCACGCAGCTTCAGTAGTCTTCTTATTTCTCTCATGGTGGTGcagaattgaattaaaattgccTAGTACTTCTCACGTACCATGTACATCTTCTGATAATTCCATCAATTTTTCCCATAGCACCTGTCTGCGTTGGTAATGAGGGCTACCATATACCACCGACAAGTACTATGAAAATTTCGTTGCATACTTGACACTCATATGCACCCATTGAAACCCGTCTTCTATGATGTTCACCTCCCAATCACTCTCATTCCACAGAATCCAGATCCCTCCTCACTGCCCTGCGGCATCtacaatatatatcattaaattaCTCAATTATATAACTTAAGCCTTTTTTAAATctatcaattttaatgtttacACAACATAtgtattgaattaattaattcaaataatttatttttataatttattccttaactacaaaatatgttctatattttattatttatttcttacataTAAAATTCACTAACTTTTAAAACACTCGTGtcaaaaagtattaattttggTCTTCGTTCTATAATCGTCGGTGATTATGTTGTTGATTAGATTAGTC encodes:
- the LOC100804862 gene encoding E3 ubiquitin-protein ligase ATL6, with the protein product MEVTQYTFLVVLVWSSLCTNAQWNNPINYSPFDEINKGENSKVTWSVSLSCVFISILVFVLFKLRACCCSSSGRRNTTKLVAAATETIEKCPVFEYSTAKELKVGNGTEECAVCLVEFEDSDTIKMLPKCQHVFHQHCIDTWLPSRMTCPICRQKLTSEDNTVIDVVDVVVPTEQQEHDDTESTESEVAVTAAEEQPQPDETAEHETDTDHSTVVEQVVEFEVVA